A portion of the Agrobacterium tumefaciens genome contains these proteins:
- a CDS encoding LysR family transcriptional regulator, whose protein sequence is METELATPFTWDDLQYFLAVARTGQLSSAARSLRTSHATVSRHIDRLEFSLKTKLFERNPRGYELTTVGRRLVDTVERIEAEAERLQSDISESGSLLRGVVRLSAPEGFSNFFFVERLKDFAVTHPHIMVEMVTIQQIMALSKKEADVAVTLDPPKAGPYINEQIVDYTLHIYASRSYLASHPKITRREDLPDHFFIGYVQDLIFSPGLDYMRDVMPGLRPNFQSSSIFAQLTATLSGRGLCILPNFIAARFPDLQMVLAGEVELRRGYWLTSHQDLANVPRVRSLMDFILTTARAHQNLFILDRKTIA, encoded by the coding sequence ATGGAGACCGAATTGGCCACGCCTTTTACCTGGGACGACCTGCAATATTTTCTGGCGGTGGCCCGCACCGGACAACTTTCATCGGCAGCGCGTAGTCTGCGCACCAGCCACGCCACCGTCTCCCGCCACATCGACCGGCTGGAATTCTCGCTTAAAACCAAACTGTTCGAGCGAAATCCACGTGGTTACGAACTGACGACGGTCGGGCGGCGCCTGGTCGATACCGTCGAGCGCATCGAGGCGGAAGCGGAAAGATTGCAATCGGATATTTCCGAAAGCGGCAGCCTGCTGCGCGGCGTGGTCAGGCTCAGTGCGCCTGAAGGTTTTTCCAACTTTTTCTTCGTGGAAAGGCTGAAAGACTTCGCCGTCACCCATCCGCACATCATGGTGGAGATGGTTACGATCCAGCAGATCATGGCATTGTCGAAGAAAGAAGCGGATGTGGCGGTCACACTCGATCCGCCGAAAGCAGGCCCCTACATCAACGAACAGATCGTCGATTACACGCTGCATATCTACGCATCGCGTTCCTATCTTGCCAGCCACCCGAAAATCACCCGGCGCGAAGATTTGCCCGATCATTTCTTTATCGGTTACGTGCAGGATCTGATCTTCTCGCCGGGCCTCGATTACATGCGCGACGTGATGCCCGGCCTCCGACCCAACTTCCAGTCATCAAGCATTTTTGCGCAGTTGACTGCAACGCTGAGCGGACGTGGCCTTTGCATATTGCCCAACTTCATCGCCGCACGCTTTCCGGACCTGCAGATGGTGCTGGCAGGTGAAGTGGAACTGCGGCGGGGTTACTGGCTGACGAGCCATCAGGACCTTGCCAATGTGCCGCGCGTGCGCTCGCTGATGGATTTCATTCTCACGACGGCGCGCGCCCACCAAAATCTCTTCATCCTCGACCGCAAGACGATCGCCTGA